The following proteins are encoded in a genomic region of Pyrus communis chromosome 11, drPyrComm1.1, whole genome shotgun sequence:
- the LOC137709565 gene encoding BIIDXI-like protein At5g11420 encodes MNNKLTVLLVLLCAANFHVTLSFVTDGLLPNGNFEYGPKHSELKGTVVTNPNAIPNWEISGFVEYIKSGQKQGDMLLVVPEGGFAVRLGKEALIKQKLKLTKGGFYSITFTAGRTCGQEEKLNVSVNPNVEENDWGIIPIQTMYSCNGWDSYAWGFNADFDDVELVIHNPGGEEDPACGPLIDSVALKLLEPPKRTRANLLKNGNFEEGPYVLPTASWGVLIPPRTEDDHSPLPGWIIESLKAVKYIDSKHFFVPEGRRAIELVGGKESALAQVVFTKPGKLYALTFSIGDSNNACEGSLIVEAFAGKDTLKVPYQSKGKGGFKRARLLFTAVGPRTRIMFYSTFYTMSADHSGSLCGPIIDDVKLLSVRKVRV; translated from the exons ATGAATAACAAACTCACAGTGCTGCTGGTTCTGCTATGTGCAGCTAATTTCCACGTCACCTTATCATTTGTCACAGATG GCTTATTACCCAACGGCAACTTCGAGTACGGTCCAAAGCATTCAGAACTCAAAGGCACAGTAGTGACGAACCCTAATGCAATTCCCAACTGGGAAATATCAGGCTTTGTCGAGTACATAAAATCAGGTCAAAAACAAGGTGACATGCTGCTGGTCGTCCCTGAGGGCGGCTTCGCAGTGAGGCTCGGGAAGGAGGCCTTGATCAAGCAGAAGTTGAAGCTCACAAAAGGCGGCTTCTACTCCATCACATTCACCGCTGGTCGGACGTGCGGGCAGGAGGAGAAGCTGAACGTGTCCGTCAATCCCAACGTTGAAGAAAATGACTGGGGAATAATACCAATCCAGACAATGTACAGCTGCAATGGATGGGATTCGTATGCATGGGGTTTTAATGCAGATTTTGATGACGTTGAGCTTGTGATCCATAACCCTGGGGGGGAGGAAGATCCTGCTTGTGGCCCACTTATTGATTCTGTTGCTTTGAAGCTCTTGGAACCTCCTAAACGTACTAGAG CCAACTTGTTGAAAAATGGAAACTTTGAAGAAGGGCCCTATGTGTTGCCCACCGCATCATGGGGAGTCCTAATCCCACCCCGCACAGAAGACGACCACAGCCCACTCCCAGGCTGGATCATCGAGTCTCTCAAGGCCGTTAAGTACATTGACTCCAAGCACTTCTTCGTACCCGAAGGCCGTAGAGCCATCGAGCTTGTCGGCGGCAAAGAAAGCGCATTGGCCCAAGTCGTCTTCACCAAGCCTGGCAAGCTCTACGCCCTTACATTCTCCATAGGTGACTCCAACAACGCCTGCGAAGGCTCCCTCATCGTCGAGGCGTTTGCCGGCAAAGACACCCTCAAGGTGCCGTACCAGTCCAAAGGCAAAGGTGGGTTCAAGCGCGCGAGGCTCCTTTTCACCGCCGTGGGGCCTCGAACCAGGATCATGTTCTACAGCACGTTTTACACCATGTCCGCCGACCACTCTGGGTCTCTGTGCGGCCCCATCATTGACGATGTGAAGTTGCTTAGCGTTCGTAAAGTacgtgtttga